The following DNA comes from Camelina sativa cultivar DH55 chromosome 14, Cs, whole genome shotgun sequence.
AACAAACAattgacagatttttttttgcattcttGCAGGTTATTTCGATATTTCAACCTGCAGTTTCTGGCGCCTTCAAAGCAGTTTCTGGCGTCTTCAAAGCATTTTCTGTTGTTTTGTTCTGTCTTGGGAATGGTCGTCTGAGGAACTTTGTCGTTGGCCAAGCTCGTGGTTTTATTCTCCCTAATAACTTCCATTCTCTTGGCTTCAACTGCCCGGCCAATCTCATTTGCTCCCTTCTAAACTTCCTATTTGCATACCATATCCCGCCTCGCCAACCCAAGCCATACCTGAAAACACCAGACGGGAAACATATTAACGAAAAAACCTGACACAACATCTAACTTGTCACCCTAACAGTCTTTGTGTAAACAAACCCGAGGATCAAAGTAGTTCCAGCGGTGGCTATTGTTGTAGTGAACCTGGAACCAACTGGATCAACAAGCTTCTTCAGTTCTCCTCGTTCCAACTCTTGGGTGCTTTTCATCTGGCATGAGAACACACAAACATTTAAAATGACAGACTTAGGATCATAAAGGTACAAAAACcgtgtgaaacaaaaacaaaacactgaATGTTCTAAAGGGTAAAATAGTAGACCGCATAGTATTTGCAACAACAAATTATAAGCGGAAAGACTTAGAAACCAGATTTGAAAATTCAGACAATTCGTTGTACGTTCATGATAAACCCGATCAATAACGATACACTATAATAGGAAGCACAAAGTAATTTGCAAGAGTTTCCACAGAAGAGCAGCTATATAATTTCAACTATGCAAGCAGCTAAATACAAAGCAAGTATGTAATACTGTCATATGAATATGTGCAATAAATTTTTGGCAAACAACTTTTAACAGTGAGAAATATCTTGGCAAGTGAGGGACCTAACACTAACCGCATTCTCAATGGACTCCAGTCTCTGATTGATTCTATTTTCATTGTAGTGGCGTAATGAGTATCCTGCACAATCATTCATCCACTGATTAGCAACTCGGTCAAACACAATTCATGAATTGAATGAAGCTTGAAAAGTCAACATCCAAAAACTGAAATCACTTCACTAAGTCATTGTTCACCTTGTTGAAAGCTCCTCAACGCCGTAAGAATAAATAATTGCATGAGACTTCGATGATAAAAGCAAGcaaataatgaaagaaaactCACCAATCCAAGCCGTAGCAACAGATGCAATGGAAGTCCCAACAGTAAAGACGACCCTGTGCCTCTCGAACAAGTCCTAAAGAGATAAAACGAACTCCATCAAAAAAGATGATACAGAGACATTGTCACCGAAAAAATTCTGATGAATAAAAACATTCCCTGATGAATGAAACATTCAATAATCTGAATTCGatataaaaatcgaaacttgaGGCAAACAGAAGAGAGAAAGGGAATGAATGGATCACCTTGGTGTGGAGATAGGAATCCTGGACAGCGACCAATGAATTTAGGGCTTTTTTCTTCAGGTGAGGCACAACTGCGGAACCCAGAATCGATGTCCCTCGGCCTCTCAGCCGATTCATGATTTTACCCTGATGCAGGCTGAAGAAAAAACTCGGGGGATTGACTCGATCGATTCGGCGGGGAGCAGATTTTAGATTCTATGGGTTGCGTGTGCCCAAATCGTCGGGGACAAAAACGCAACAAAGGGAAGAGATTCTCCCCCACGCAAAGGTCGAAGCTTTACACCCTCCCCCAGATTTTTCTCCGACAAAAAAAGCCTAAAAATAACCCTTTTCAGTTTTCAACTCTTTAATTGGAATGTTCTCAAATGTAATTgactaatcaaaaaaaaaaaaaaaattggaacctgtttttattttattaaatgaaaaaggaTGTAAAATCTGAATATATGAACATAACTCATGTGCATAATTCTAACTTATAATTCTTTCCTAACTACATGTAATCTTATCAAAgttgttgtatattttttttaaaacaaaccatATAAAATGGTGTTTTAAAAGTTGTTAATGTAGTACATTTGTCATAACTGATAGTTTCAACTTTCACAATTAACACTTGAGAATAACTGAAAAGGGTTAACTGATAGTTTCAACTTTCACAATTGTTAATGTAGTACATTTGTCTTACTTTAGTTAGACTTGTATCATTAAAAAAGAGCTCGTTGTGACTTGTGGGTCTATTTTCTCCgatgtaaaatttattaacaGAGTCAAAAACAGAAGAGTTTTAACATGCTATATTGTTTTCAGAGCCATGGCCatctccaaagaaaaagaagccaaaataaaagaaaaagaaaaacacttttCACCACCCTTTCTcttccacaaaaaaaattaacagagagaaagagagatcattGAGATCTTAGAAGCCTGAATGGGGGTGGTTCAGCCATATCGCTGATGAGCAATGCTGTGATCATGATAAATCATGCTTATGTTGATGACGACTTCTCAGACAAATCATGTACTTCTGAGTTATTCAACTGTTCAGAATCATCGTCCGGTTTCTCAGTCTCTGAGCTTTGCTTCTTCACATCAGGTTTACCATTAGAATGAGACTTTGAATCAGAGCGGCTTGGCGACGGTGAGATCCTCTGATGGGATAAGACAGGTGAAGCATAAGGAGTAGGCAGGGACGAAGACATGGTCAAACCGGGATATGGCAGCACCGGGTGGTCAAATTTGCAATTTGGTCCGAACTTGCAGAATCCATAGGACCTGAAGTTACCACAAGCTGGTTGTCCCTGGATGGCAAAAAAGCAGAACAGTGGCTCATTAGATGttcaaaatattgtaatatttgtACATATGATCTGTCAGAGACCACATCTTTTTGTAACCAAAAGCTCTTCGTTCAGTTGAGCAATAGACTTACAGGTCTCGCTGGTAGAACAAACGGGTTTATAAGACTTGGTGGTAGCGGAGAAATCCTTACTCCGGGATGATTGTATTTGCAATCGTCTCCGTATTTACATGTCCCG
Coding sequences within:
- the LOC104739030 gene encoding uncharacterized protein LOC104739030, producing the protein MNRLRGRGTSILGSAVVPHLKKKALNSLVAVQDSYLHTKDLFERHRVVFTVGTSIASVATAWIGYSLRHYNENRINQRLESIENAMKSTQELERGELKKLVDPVGSRFTTTIATAGTTLILGYGLGWRGGIWYANRKFRREQMRLAGQLKPREWKLLGRIKPRAWPTTKFLRRPFPRQNKTTENALKTPETALKAPETAG